The Haloarchaeobius sp. HME9146 DNA segment ATGGGCACCCACGGCCGGACCGGGTTCGACCGGTACGTCCTCGGAAGTGTCACGGAGCGGATGATACGTGCCGCCTCGGTCCCCGTGCTCACCGTCCACGAAGACACCAAGGTTCCCGACGGGGCGAACTTCGAGCGACTGCTCGTCCCGACCGACGGCAGTGAGTGCGCCATCCAGGCCACCGAACACGCGACCGACCTCGCCGAGGCGGTCGAGGGTGACCTCCACGCGATCAATGTCGTCGACACGACCGTCGCGCCCGGCGGCGTCGAGTCCGGGTTCATCACGGGCGAGCTGGAGGCCGCCGGTGAACAGGCGTTAGAGACGATGCAGAACCACGTGCAAGCCGGAGACGGCGTGACGGTCCACACGAGTGTGGTCCACGGCCCGCCCTACCGCGCCATCATCGACTACGCCGAGGAACACGACGTCGACTGCATCGTGATGGGTACCCACGGGCGGACCGGGCTCGACC contains these protein-coding regions:
- a CDS encoding universal stress protein, whose translation is MYERILVPTDGSDAALVAAECATALARRFGAAVDVVHVPDRRERVFAPSEAEADAAAEAVLTATRDVVTAGGIEPNAVIIDEPDQVHEVLCRYADEHGVDCIVMGTHGRTGFDRYVLGSVTERMIRAASVPVLTVHEDTKVPDGANFERLLVPTDGSECAIQATEHATDLAEAVEGDLHAINVVDTTVAPGGVESGFITGELEAAGEQALETMQNHVQAGDGVTVHTSVVHGPPYRAIIDYAEEHDVDCIVMGTHGRTGLDRYLLGSVTERVVRLAEVPVISVRGPDSS